Proteins encoded by one window of Thunnus thynnus chromosome 3, fThuThy2.1, whole genome shotgun sequence:
- the npy2r gene encoding neuropeptide Y receptor type 2 translates to MDTSDELNMTQVEESQLEVKSSNCCSSTTPTNDGNFLKLEDSTKLFGVQVILILAYSTIILFGVIGNCLVIYVVYKFKNLRTVTNFFIVNLAVADLLVNTLCLPFTLVYTLYGEWKFGQVLCFMLPCAQGIAVHVSTITLNIIALDRHRSIVYHMETKMSKDMCTVVIVITWAVSALLASPLAIFREYGTFDLSPDESIQVCTEKWPGSSMNGSIYSISMLLVQYGLPLAINSVAYIRIWNKLKNHMTSGGRNDHHQRRKKTTKMLLTMVVVFAVSWLPFHAFQLAVDIDSSVLYMKDFKLLFTVFHIVAMCSTFVNPILYGWMNNNYRTAFLSVCKCQQPFSLRSRRSKGRQTHKEEDRVCTVGKSTNV, encoded by the coding sequence ATGGATACTTCAGATGAACTGAACATGACTCAAGTGGAAGAGTCTCAACTTGAGGTTAAATCTTCCAACTGCTGCTCATCTACAACCCCGACCAATGACGGGAACTTTCTGAAGCTCGAGGACAGCACAAAGCTGTTTGGAGTTCAAGTTATTCTCATCCTTGCTTACAGCACAATCATACTGTTCGGAGTCATCGGAAACTGCTTAGTGATATATGTCGTCTACAAGTTTAAAAATCTACGCACTGTTACCAATTTCTTCATTGTAAATTTGGCTGTGGCGGACTTGCTGGTGAACACTCTGTGTTTACCTTTCACGCTGGTCTACACTCTCTACGGCGAGTGGAAGTTCGGTCAGGTGCTGTGCTTCATGCTGCCCTGCGCTCAAGGCATAGCTGTGCATGTGTCGACCATCACTTTGAACATCATTGCCTTGGACCGCCACAGGAGCATCGTCTACCACATGGAGACCAAGATGTCCAAAGACATGTGCACTGTGGTCATTGTCATCACGTGGGCCGTCAGCGCCCTGCTGGCCAGCCCGCTCGCCATCTTTAGGGAGTACGGGACCTTCGATCTCTCACCGGATGAGTCTATTCAGGTGTGTACAGAGAAGTGGCCGGGAAGCAGCATGAACGGaagtatctacagtatatcaaTGCTTCTGGTTCAATACGGTTTACCTTTGGCCATCAACTCTGTTGCCTACATCCGCATCTGGAATAAGCTGAAGAACCACATGACTTCTGGAGGCCGAAACGACCACCATCAGCGCAGAAAGAAAACCACCAAGATGCTACTGACCATGGTGGTGGTCTTCGCTGTCAGTTGGTTGCCTTTCCACGCATTCCAGTTGGCTGTCGACATTGACAGCAGTGTTCTGTATATGAAGGACTTTAAGCTGCTTTTCACTGTGTTCCACATTGTGGCTATGTGCTCGACATTCGTCAATCCCATCCTGTATGGGTGGATGAATAACAACTACAGGACGGCgtttttgtctgtatgtaaGTGTCAGCAGCCTTTCAGTTTGAGGTCGAGACGCTCcaaaggcagacagacacataaaGAGGAAGACAGGGTCTGTACAGTTGGTAAATCAACAAATGTCTGA
- the si:dkey-30k22.5 gene encoding lecithin retinol acyltransferase family protein, which translates to MFLYQLFNFFFVASNKEEDSKYDLSLYKRGDLLEVPRTLFTHFGIYLGDNRVAHLIPDILPVISKNKSAIAKMVTNNRLLLGVITKVASVRVDSVIDFAYGSEILINNMDKVCSQNPLDGDEVARRAEKLLGSVTYSLLWYNCEHYVMYCRYGMAISYQTYQFCTTVRKIVFSRMSAYLTALCGIGTMLYLGCVTPMTVLPTLLISFTIWMAA; encoded by the exons ATGTTTCTTTACCAACTATTCAACTTTTTCTTTGTAGCGTCCAACAAAGAGGAGGACTCTAAATATGATCTGTCTCTGTACAAGCGCGGTGACCTTTTAGAAGTCCCCAGGACGTTATTCACCCACTTTGGTATTTACTTGGGTGACAATCGGGTGGCTCATCTCATTCCGGACATCCTGCCCGTGATCTCCAAGAATAAATCTGCAATCGCCAAGATGGTGACAAATAACCGTCTGCTTCTAGGGGTTATCACAAAGGTTGCCAGTGTAAGAGTGGACTCTGTGATAGATTTTGCATACGGCTCAGAAATTCTGATCAACAACATGGACAAAGTGTGCAGCCAGAACCCCTTGGATGGGGACGAAGTGGCTAGAAGGGCTGAGAAACTCCTGGGATCTGTCACCTACAGTTTACTGTGGTACAACTGTGAACACTATGTCATGTACTGCAGATACGGCATGGCTATCAGCTACCAGACATACCAG TTCTGCACAACAGTACGGAAGATTGTATTCAGCAGGATGAGTGCCTATTTGACCGCCCTGTGTGGTATAGGAACCATGCTGTATCTGGGATGTGTGACGCCGATGACAGTTTTACCAACCCTGCTCATCTCATTCACCATCTGGATGGCAGCCTAA